TTGGGCGATGCGTTTCGTGGGCGTGCGGGATGGTCGGCGGACCGTGGTCGGCCTGGTGCTGGAACGCGCCGGGGTGTCGAAGCTGGCGCGGATCGCCGACGTCGACGACTTCTACGCCGATCTCCCCCACTGGCTGTCGGCGGCCCGCGAGATCACGGCGAGTGGCCACGGCGGCGCCGATCTGGACGATCTCGCGGACGTCGCCGCCAGCCCCGGCCTCGCCCCGCCCGTGCCGGCCGGGGCCCGCGTGCTGGGCATGGGCCTGAACTACCACGCCCACGCCGCGGAGACCGGCCTCGAGCTGCCCCGCAAGCCCCCGATCTTCGCGCGCTGGACCGCGTCGCTCACCGTGGACGGCACACCCGTCCCGGTGCCGCCCGGCGAGCGCGGGCTGGACTGGGAGGGCGAGCTCGCCGCGGTCGTCGGGACCCGGCTCGTCGACGTCGACGAGGCCACCGCCCAGCGGGGCGTCCTCGGCTACGCGGTGTTCAACGATCTCAGTGCCCGCCGGGCCCAGGGCGCCTCCGCGCAGTGGACCCTGGGCAAGAACTCGGACCGCAGCGGGCCGATGGGACCGGTGGTCACCACCGACGAGGCCGGCGACCCGGCCGCCGGCCTGCGCCTGGTCACCCGGGTCAACGGCGAGGTCATGCAGGACGGCAACACCAACGACATGATCTTCACGGTCGGCGCGATCCTGTCCTTCGTCAGCCGCACCATCCCGCTGGATCCCGGGGACGTCCTCATCACCGGGACGCCCGCCGGAGTCGGCTACACGCGCACCCCGCCCCGCTATCTCGTCCCGGGTGACGTCGTCGAGGTCTCGATCGAGACCCTCGGCACCATCCGCAACCCCGTCACAGCAGCACAGTCATAGCGCATCAGTCCCGGTCGGCGATCGGACGCTGATCCGACAAGGTACCTCCGCACGGGGACGCACCCGCCTGAGGACCTACCCGAAAGTCCTATGATGTGCCGCGATGAGCCGGTGTCGTCACGCAGAACGACTGCCGCGGAGCGCGGCACGGGCGCGACCGGCGACAGGACGTATCAGCCGCGTACCGATGACAGGAGTCCCGTGAGCCAGGACAAGCCAGCCCGGAATCCGCTGGCGCGCGCCATCCACGAGCCACCCGCCGGGTGGAGCCCGGAGGGAATCGACACCTCCGTCCCGAGCATCGCCCGGGTCTACGACGCCATCCTCGGGGGCAAGGACAACTTCCCCGTCGACCGCGCGGTGGCCGACGAGCTGATGCGGCTGGCGCCGCGGGGCCGGCAGTCCGCCCTGTACAACCGGGCGCTGCTGGGGCGGGGTGTGCGGTTCATGGCCAGCCAGGGCATCCGTCAGTTCATCGATCTCGGCTCCGGTCTGCCGACGGCGCAGAACACCCACGAGACGGCGCAGGCCGCGGCGCCGGACGCCCGGGTGGTCTACGTCGACAACGATCCGATCGTGCTCGCGCACGGCCGGGCGCTGCTCGCCGAGAACGAGAACACCTCCGTGCTCACCGCGGACTTCCGTAGCCCGGAGCAGGTGCTCAACCACCCCGAGCTGACCGGGATCATCGACTTCGACCAGCCCGTCGCGCTGCTGCTGTTCGCCGTCGTGCACCACATCGAGGACGCCGAGGATCCCGCCGGCATCCTCGCCACCTACCGCGAGCACCTGGCGCCGGGCAGCTACCTGTTCCTCAGCCATTTCGTGACCCATGGGGAGGAGACCGCGGAGCTGGAGAAGGTCATGCTCGCCGACCTCGGGCGGGGCCGCTTCCGGACGATCGCCGAGATCACGGCGTTCTTCGACGGGTTCGAGCTGCTGGAGCCGGGCGTCACCTACACGCCGCTGTGGCGCCCCGAGGAGCCGCTGCCCGACCCGCTCACCCTCACCGAGCGGCTGGTCGCCGGCGGCCTCGCCCGCAAGCCGTGACCCGGCGGGCCGGTGCCGCCGTCGCCCACGGCGAGGCGGCACCGGCCCGGGCCCGACCCGGCCCGTGGCCCGGCCTGACCTGGATCGCCGCTCAGGTCTTCGGCCCACCGGCGACGTAGATCACCTGGCCGGTGACGAACCCGGCACCCTCACCGACGAAGAACGACACGGTGTTGGCGATGTCGTCGGGCTCGCCGACCCGACCCACCGGGATGTCCTTGGCCCGTGCGGCCGCGTACTCGTCCCACGTGCGCCCCAGCCGCTCCGCGGTCGCCCGGGTCATCTCCGTCGCGATCAGGCCCGGCGCCACCGCGTTGACGGTGATGCCGAACTTGCCGAGCTCGATCGCCACGGTCTTGGTGAAGCCCTGCAGGCCGGCCTTCGCGGTCGAGTAGTTGGCCTGCCCGCGGTTGCCGACCGCGGACGTGCTCGACAGGTTGACGACCCGCCCCCAGCCGGCGTCGACCATGTACTTCTGGACCGCGCGGGTCATCAGGAAGGTGCCGCGCAGGTGCACGCCCATGACGGCGTCCCAGTCGCTCTCCGTCATCTTGAACAGCAGGTTGTCGCGGGTGATGCCGGCGTTGTTCACCAGGACCGTGGGGGCGCCCAGCTCGGCCACGACCCGCTCCACCGCGGCGGCGACCTGCTCGGCGTCGCTCACGTTCGCCCCGACGGCGATGGCCTTCCCGCCGGCCGCGACGATCGCCTCCACGGTCTCCTTGGCGGCGGCCTCCTCCAGGTCGAGCACGGCGACGGCCAGGCCGTCGGCCGCGAGCCGCCGGGCCGTCGCGGCACCGAGCCCCCGCGCGGCACCCGTGACGATCGCGACGCGTTCCTTGACAGCGGACATGCTGAAGTCCTCCCACTATGCGGGTGATGGCCCGAGTGCCCGCAGGCGGCCCTCGGGGGCAGATCAGGTCGTTGGTACCGAAGTCTGTCAGGCGGCACCGGCAGACGCATCGCGTCCCGAGCCCACCGGCCAGCGCCGGTGGGTGCCACGGCGGGCGGCACGGCATGGCCGGCCCGGTTCGCGCCGGCTGCCCGGTGGGCGGACACTTGCTAGCCGGTCGGCCGGCCAGCTGACTGACCGGCTGGCCGGCCGGGACGCAGAAGCACGAGGAGCGCACGCAAAATCATTCGCCAACAGCCGCGGCACCAGCGATCGTGGAGCGCGACGCGAGGCGGTCCCACCGAGAGACCATCGGCCCGCGAGAGACACGCGAGAGACCCACACAAGAGACAAAGGAGTGATCCCCGTGCCCCCGGTTGACGAGCTGGCGGGAGCAGCGGCCCCGATCTGGATGTGGACCCATCCGCACGAGGTGGAGAGCGCCGCCCTCGACCAGCTCCGCACGATCGCCGACCTGCCCTACGTCCACCACCACGTCGCCGTCATGCCGGACGTCCACCTGGGCAAGGGCGCCACGGTGGGTTCGGTCATCGCGCTGCGCGACGCCGTCTCCCCCGCCGCCGTCGGCGTCGACATCGGCTGCGGGATGGCCGCGCTGCGGACCAACCTGACCGCTGCCGACCTGCCGGACGACCTCGGCCCGGTGCGGGCCGCGGTCGAGCGGGCCATTCCCGTCGGGCACCGCGGGCACGCCGAGATCTCCCGGCGGGTCCGCGGTTACGGCGAGCTGTGGACGGCGTTCGGTGATCTGCACCCGAAGGTGTCCGGGCGCAGCGGGGCCATCGACCGGGTGATGTCCCAGCTGGGGAGCCTCGGCTCGGGCAACCACTTCGTCGAGCTGTGCCTGGACTCGACGGACGCGGTATGGCTGATGCTGCACTCGGGGTCGCGCAACGTGGGCAAGACGCTGGCGGAGCTGCACATCGCGGCGGCCAAGAAGCTGCCGCACAACACCGGGCTGCCAGACCGGGACCTGGCGGTCTTCCTCGCCGGCAGCCCCGAGATGGCCGCCTACCGGCACGATCTCACCTGGGCCCAGACCTACGCCCGCCACAACCGGGAGACCATGCTGGCGCTCTATGTCGACGCGCTGCGCACCCACCTTCCGCAGCTGCGGGTGCCGACACCGCCGACCGACGGCCCGCACGCGGGCGACGCCGCCTTCGCCGCCGTCAACTGCCACCACAACTACGTCTCCGAGGAGCACCACTACGGCGCCGACGTCCTGGTCACCCGCAAGGGGGCCATCTCGGCGCGGGCCGGTGAGTACGGCATCGTGCCGGGCTCCATGGGCACCCGCTCCTACATCGTGCGCGGCCTGGGCAATCCCGAGTCCTTCCACTCCGCCTCGCACGGCGCGGGCCGGCGGATGAGCCGTACCCGCGCCCGCAAGGAGTTCACCACCGAGGACCTCGTCACCCAGACCGCCGGCGTCGAATGCCGCAAGGACCCCGGCGTGCTCGACGAGATCCCCGCCGCGTACAAGGACATCGACGCCGTCATCGCCTACCAGCGTGATCTCGTCGATGTCGCCGCGGAGCTGCACGCCGTGATGTGCGTGAAGGGTTAGCGGCACGGCGGCGGGGTGCCCGAACCCGACGGCGGGATGATCCCCGGGAACCAGGCTCCTCATGATGTCCGTCGCGGCACCGGCTCATAGTCTCCGCGTCTGCGCCACGAACGGGCGCCGACCGGAGGAGGCCGTGACCAGTGCCGCATCGGAGGAGATCTGGACGTCATGGTGGAAACCGGGCGCTGACGGCCACGCCCGCCCTCGGTCTGGTGCTGGCACTCATCCTGGCGTTGCTCTCCGCCTGCTCAGGTGACGGCGAGGGCACTTCGGGAAGCGCCGCCCCGGCCGACGCGGGCACAGCCGGCGCCGGCCCGTCCGCCGGGTCCGGCAGGTCGGCACGCCCGGCCGGCCCGGCGGCCGACCTCGCCACGGAACTGTCCGGTGGCAACGGTCCCTTCACCGCCGCGGGCACACCGGCGGATCTGGGCAGCGCCGGGTACACCCAGCGGGAGGTGGCCGCCACCGGCACCGCGTCGTCCTACCGGGCGGTGGGCGCGCTGGGGGCCGACGGCCGCTGGACGTTCGCCCCCGACACCAGCGCGCCCTACCGGACCAGGGTCCTGGTCCGCCGTCCCACGGCGGCCGAGCGGTTCAGCGGCACGGTCATCGTCGAATGGCTGAACGTGAGCGTCGGTCTGGACAGCGACGCGGAGTGGACCACGTTGCACGAGGAGATCACCCGGCGCGGCGATGTGTGGGTCGGGGTGTCCGCCCAGCGGATCGGGGTCCAGGGCGGGCCGGTGCTCGTTCCGGTCACCGGGGCGGCCGGGCTCGCCGGGAAGGGCCTCACCACGATCGACCCGGCCCGCTACAGCACGCTGAACCATCCTGGTGACGGCTTCTCCTACGACATCCTGACCCAGGTCGCCCGCGCGGTGCGGAGCGGCGCGGGCCTGGACGGGCTGCGGCCGCAGCGCCTCATCGCGGCCGGCGAGTCGCAGTCCGCGTACGCCCTGGTGACCTATCACAACGGTGTGCAGCCCCTGACCCGCGCGTTCGACGGCTTCCTCGTCCACAGCCGGGGCGCGACCGGGCTCGGGCTGGTCGGGCCCGGCGAGAACGCCGACCTGGTCAGCGTGCTCAACGACACGCCGACGATCTTCCGGACCGATCTGGACGCGCCGGTGCTGGACGTCCAGACCGAAAGCGACCTCACCGGGGTGCTGAACTCCGCCCGCGCCCGGCAGCCGGACAACCCACACCTGCGGCTGTGGGAGGTGGCGGGCACCGCTCACGCCGACACGCGTCTGCTCGGCCCCGCGGCGGCCGTCCTCGACTGCGGCGTGCCGATCAACAACGGTCCGTTGCACTTCGTGGCCAAGGCGGCACTGCGGGCGCTGACGGTCTGGCTCACGACCGGCGCGCAGCCACCGGTGGCACCCCGCATCGAGGTCGCCGCCGGCAGCGAGCCTCACATCACCCGGGACGCCGACGGCATCGCCGTCGGCGGAATTCGCACACCACCGGTCGACGTGCCCGTCTCGGCCCTCTCCGGTGCCGGCGGCCCGAACACGTCGACGATCTGCGCGCTGGCCGGTTCATCCCGTCCTTTCACCTCCTCCCGGTTGGGCGAACTTTATTCGTCGGCAGCCGACTACCGTCACCGCTACGACGAGTCGGCCAAATCTGCGGTCAACTCCGGATTCATACTGACCGCAGATCTCGAATCACTACGTAAAGCCACCGACACGACCGTGATCCCCTCCTGATCGAGGATCCTCCGAAATCACCAATCACGTTCTCAACCGCATTATTTGCAGCCAGCGGAAACCGTTCGGTCAGGGTCGCGACGGGGAGAGAATCCACGGCCTGGTCGCCAGCCGGCGACCGCGCCCCGGTCGACGCCGAACGCCACGTCGACGCCGCCCGCCACCGCGTCCTTCCCCGTCCGCGCCACAACGCACACGGCCCGGCGCGGCGCACGCGGCCTGGGACGCCGGGGGACGCCCCCGCGGCCAGCCACCCGCGACATCGACCACACGGGCGACCACACGGCCGCGCGCCGAGTGCCGGCACCCCGTCAACTCAATGACTTCTCGGGCTTCCCGGCCGGTCCGCACCGGTGCGGACCGGCCGGCCGCGGCCGCCTCGGGCCTCGGTCTGGCGCCCGACACGGATCACTGCCACGACCCCGGCGGCGAACCCCCAGCCGACCTCCGCACACGGCCACCGCGCCAGCACCAACCGGCGGATGCGGGCCTCGGCGGAACCGAAGCCGGTGCCGTGGCATCACCTGTCTGTCGACCCCGACAGGCTCAACATCGACGGCTATCCGGATGATCCGTCACCGGTTTTCCCGTCCGACGCACGTGGATCCGTCCACTATTTGGTGACCGCCGTCACTGCCAGGAAGGCCGGACCTGCGCTCACCCGGGACGTCG
The Parafrankia irregularis genome window above contains:
- a CDS encoding fumarylacetoacetate hydrolase family protein translates to MRFVGVRDGRRTVVGLVLERAGVSKLARIADVDDFYADLPHWLSAAREITASGHGGADLDDLADVAASPGLAPPVPAGARVLGMGLNYHAHAAETGLELPRKPPIFARWTASLTVDGTPVPVPPGERGLDWEGELAAVVGTRLVDVDEATAQRGVLGYAVFNDLSARRAQGASAQWTLGKNSDRSGPMGPVVTTDEAGDPAAGLRLVTRVNGEVMQDGNTNDMIFTVGAILSFVSRTIPLDPGDVLITGTPAGVGYTRTPPRYLVPGDVVEVSIETLGTIRNPVTAAQS
- a CDS encoding SAM-dependent methyltransferase, translating into MSQDKPARNPLARAIHEPPAGWSPEGIDTSVPSIARVYDAILGGKDNFPVDRAVADELMRLAPRGRQSALYNRALLGRGVRFMASQGIRQFIDLGSGLPTAQNTHETAQAAAPDARVVYVDNDPIVLAHGRALLAENENTSVLTADFRSPEQVLNHPELTGIIDFDQPVALLLFAVVHHIEDAEDPAGILATYREHLAPGSYLFLSHFVTHGEETAELEKVMLADLGRGRFRTIAEITAFFDGFELLEPGVTYTPLWRPEEPLPDPLTLTERLVAGGLARKP
- the fabG gene encoding 3-oxoacyl-ACP reductase FabG, producing the protein MSAVKERVAIVTGAARGLGAATARRLAADGLAVAVLDLEEAAAKETVEAIVAAGGKAIAVGANVSDAEQVAAAVERVVAELGAPTVLVNNAGITRDNLLFKMTESDWDAVMGVHLRGTFLMTRAVQKYMVDAGWGRVVNLSSTSAVGNRGQANYSTAKAGLQGFTKTVAIELGKFGITVNAVAPGLIATEMTRATAERLGRTWDEYAAARAKDIPVGRVGEPDDIANTVSFFVGEGAGFVTGQVIYVAGGPKT
- a CDS encoding RtcB family protein: MPPVDELAGAAAPIWMWTHPHEVESAALDQLRTIADLPYVHHHVAVMPDVHLGKGATVGSVIALRDAVSPAAVGVDIGCGMAALRTNLTAADLPDDLGPVRAAVERAIPVGHRGHAEISRRVRGYGELWTAFGDLHPKVSGRSGAIDRVMSQLGSLGSGNHFVELCLDSTDAVWLMLHSGSRNVGKTLAELHIAAAKKLPHNTGLPDRDLAVFLAGSPEMAAYRHDLTWAQTYARHNRETMLALYVDALRTHLPQLRVPTPPTDGPHAGDAAFAAVNCHHNYVSEEHHYGADVLVTRKGAISARAGEYGIVPGSMGTRSYIVRGLGNPESFHSASHGAGRRMSRTRARKEFTTEDLVTQTAGVECRKDPGVLDEIPAAYKDIDAVIAYQRDLVDVAAELHAVMCVKG
- a CDS encoding alpha/beta hydrolase domain-containing protein, translating into MPHRRRSGRHGGNRALTATPALGLVLALILALLSACSGDGEGTSGSAAPADAGTAGAGPSAGSGRSARPAGPAADLATELSGGNGPFTAAGTPADLGSAGYTQREVAATGTASSYRAVGALGADGRWTFAPDTSAPYRTRVLVRRPTAAERFSGTVIVEWLNVSVGLDSDAEWTTLHEEITRRGDVWVGVSAQRIGVQGGPVLVPVTGAAGLAGKGLTTIDPARYSTLNHPGDGFSYDILTQVARAVRSGAGLDGLRPQRLIAAGESQSAYALVTYHNGVQPLTRAFDGFLVHSRGATGLGLVGPGENADLVSVLNDTPTIFRTDLDAPVLDVQTESDLTGVLNSARARQPDNPHLRLWEVAGTAHADTRLLGPAAAVLDCGVPINNGPLHFVAKAALRALTVWLTTGAQPPVAPRIEVAAGSEPHITRDADGIAVGGIRTPPVDVPVSALSGAGGPNTSTICALAGSSRPFTSSRLGELYSSAADYRHRYDESAKSAVNSGFILTADLESLRKATDTTVIPS